The genomic segment tgtcctccctggcCTACATGGCCTGCAGCACTGTAGCCCACCTCCTGGCTGCCAAATCAGAGTTCTACCACTACTGCTTCTTCTTCCTGGATTATGTAGGAGTGGCTCAGTATCAGTACGGCAGCGCCGTGGCTCACTTCTACTATGCTGTGGAACCAAACtaccaccagtgggtctccccagtcTTCATGCCCACTGCcaccttcctctgctgcttgtcCTGCCTAGGCTGCTGCTATGGGAAGTATCGCAACTACAGCCTGCGGGTCTGGGTCCGGAAGGTGGGGCAGGTGATTCCCTCGGCTATGGCCTATGCCTGGGATACTAGCCCGGTGTTCCACCGCCTCCTCCGGTCCCTCTGGACCACGTTGCACAGTGATGACATCGCTGCCCCGGCCAGTGGCGTAGTTGGCGACCCGGCTATATCCTTCCATGGGAGCCAGGTTGCCTTCTTCCTGTCCAGTGCGTTCTTCTTCACTAACCCCCTCCCAGAGCGTCTGTTCCCAGGCCACTGTGACTTCCTGGGGCAGGGCCACCAGCTCTTCCACGTCTTCCTGGTTATCTGTACTCTCTGTCAGATCCAGGCCTCTCACCTGGACTACCTGGGCCGACGGCCACTCTACACACAGCTACACGGAGAGGG from the Salmo trutta chromosome 36, fSalTru1.1, whole genome shotgun sequence genome contains:
- the LOC115175743 gene encoding membrane progestin receptor alpha-B-like, translated to MATIVMERIGRLFINLQQVRAVPQMLTEAAPSMPGTLRDTEVPGFFRERYIHAGYRPLHQGWRYYFLSLFQRHNETINVWTHLLGSLLVLVKFLQLAETVDFIDDAHAWPLLILLLSSLAYMACSTVAHLLAAKSEFYHYCFFFLDYVGVAQYQYGSAVAHFYYAVEPNYHQWVSPVFMPTATFLCCLSCLGCCYGKYRNYSLRVWVRKVGQVIPSAMAYAWDTSPVFHRLLRSLWTTLHSDDIAAPASGVVGDPAISFHGSQVAFFLSSAFFFTNPLPERLFPGHCDFLGQGHQLFHVFLVICTLCQIQASHLDYLGRRPLYTQLHGEGAATVYLVQYGATLVACVCIAVFIARKVKRLLNCRDKSK